CCCGACGAGGCGTGACCAGAAGGAATGGAAGGAAAATCGGTTCTTCCTTCGCTTTGCGGAGCTGAAGACGTGGCGCGACGCGGTTAAGGGCGGTCCCGTCCAATAGTCCGAGATCGTAGTCCTGCTCGATCGCCTCGTCGCTATCTTCGGCTAGAACTTCGTATTGCGAAGCCAGCCAATGATGCAGCAACCGACGATTCTCCTTATGGTCCATCAATAACAGGACGCGACTCATGCCTCTCCCATGCCCTTCGATCCCTGACTCAGGACGATTATTCGGATACAACTGGCATGGCGCTGAGAACGCTTTGCAAGCCCATAAGCGGTTCTCCCACTTTGATCCCTGTCGTTGTAATCTGCAGTTCTCTCACGCTTTTCTCGTAGTCGGAGAGACGCTTCTTCAGGACGCCAACACACCGGCGCACTTCCAGCGCTCCGGTTGCCAGACGACGTTCCATGTAGCGCATGTAGATCACATTGCCGGCGAGGTAACTGACTCCATGCTCCGTCACGTGGAATCCACCGGCGACTTCCTGAACCTCGTTGGTGAGCAGGACCGTGACGCCCATGTTCTGCAGATACTGGCAGAGCGTATGGAGATCGGTCAGCAGATTGTCGCCCCGCAGGAAAGCGCGATATCCTGTCATGCTGTCAAGCACGACGAAGCGGGCCTTCTGTGACTCGACTTCATGACGAACAATGCGCGCGAACTCTTCGGGCATGTACCGGTGAGGCTCGACCTGTTTGAGTGACAGCGTCCCCTGCTTGGTCATTTCTTCAACAGGGATCCCGATCGTTTCACATCGTCGCGTAAGGCTCATGACCGATTCTTCCAGCAGGTAGGCGACGGAATGTTCGCCTCGCCGGGCCGCTTCACGGATGAAGTGCATTGCCAGAGTTGATTTCCCGACACCAGCCGGTCCCGTGATCAAGGTGGCCGTACCTCGTTCCAGTCCCCCGTGCAGCATTTCGTCCAGACCGGCGACTCCGGAAGAGAGCGGCTCGAACGTCGTGGCTTGATGATGCGATTCCGGGAGCAGACGAGGATACACATTCATTCCCTCGCCGGTGATTCTCAACGCGTGGGCGCCTTCCTGGAACCCGGAGCCCCTGAACTTGCTGACCCGAAGCGTGCGGCCATGTTCCGCATTCTCCAGATTGAGAATCCCATCACACAGAAACTGCAGGTCGTCGTCCGGATTCACAGGACTGAATTCCGACGTGAACAGAACGGTCGCCTGCATCTCCGTGAGATAGTGGAGGAACGCGAGCGTCTGCTTGTGAAACTGCTGAGGATCGCTGGCGAGATACCGGAACTGGGAAATCGCGTCCACAAAAACCCGTTCAGGCTTTTGCGATTCGATCTGCTGCGTAATTCTCTGAGTGATCGGCTCACGTTCGACGTCGGCAGGCGAGAAGATGTCGTACGTCTGCGACTTCGTGAAGAAATCGGGTTCCGGAGTCAGGTCAATAACGGGAATGTCGTTCAGGTCGAACCCAAAACTCTCGGCATCTGAGCGAATTCGGCTTTCAGGAGCACCCAGCGTGATTAATAAGGATCGTTCCCCCCGGGCGACGCCCGCTGTCAGGAAGTGATAGCCAATTGTCGTTTTCCCAGTGCCAGCCGTTCCGCGAACGAGATAGGCTCTCTGCGGGAGAAAACCACCCTCCAATACCTCGTCCAGTCCGTCGATCCCAGTTGATAGCTTCTCGTCGTCCGGCTTGTCCGCCATGCATTCTCCTTCCCATCCTGTCGTCATTTACAGGATGGAATCTCCGATTGAGGTCTTCGTCATCTTTTGTCTGATCTCTGTCCCTCATTGTGCCACGACTCACACCGCCGTCAAGCTCATGTTGAGTGAGGAACTACGTCTGCAAAGAGCTTTCGTCGCACCGCCAGTCCGAGTGATTTCGATCACAGATACTGTTCTCGGTCAGAATCTCAGGCGAACGACGGCGAAAGAGAGAACCGGCTCGCGGTTCCAGCAAAATTCTCCGGTCTGCGGGGTACGCTTTCCAGTGTTGAGTCCTATCATTAACCGGGGCACCGTACGTCTCGATCCCGAGTTTGCTATAACCACTCAATCGACGTAAAGTGTTGTCGGTTACGGAACTTTGAGCGGTTTGTCACTCCTCTTTCTGCCAGGACCGTCAGCAGAGTACTTTCGAAGAGGCCGATGATAGGTTCTTGATGACAAACACGCGCAAACTCTGGCTGATTGCTGGAATCCTGATTGCCGCCCTGGTGCTGACGATCGTCCCCGTCTGGTTCTGGCTTGGCTCACTGCAGGATCAGATGACGTCCACACGGCCCGATCGGGACGTTGTACTCTGGACAGCCCGCGCCATACTGGTCGCTCTGGCAGGCCTGCTGGCTGTCGGGCTCCTGACCGTCATAGGCATCTTCGTCATTGGTCGAAGAGTCGGCCGGACGGAAGAGACGCTGCGAATCACGCTCACGAGCATCGGGGACGCGGTCATTACCACAGATGCCGAGGGACAGGTGACCTACTTGAATCCGGTCGCCGCGGCGCTCACCGGATGGACGACAGCGGACGCGGCGGGCGTGCCTCTGACACAAGTCTTCGAGATTGTCAACGAATCGACTCGTGCCGAGGTCAAGAACCCGGCCCTCAGAGCGTTGCAGGAAGGTGTCGTCGTCGGGCTGGCGAATCATACGATTCTCATTGCCAGAGACGGCACGGAACGTTTCATCGATGACAGTGCCGCTCCGATTCGTGATACCGATGAGAATATCGTCGGCAGCGTGCTCATCTTCCGGGACATCAGTGAGCGGCGTCGGATCGAACGTCAGATGGAAGATGCCCGCATCTACGCGGAATGTATCGTAGATACCGTGCGCGAGCCGCTGGTGGTTCTCAATGGCGATCTTCGCGTGTGGACGGCGAACCGTTCTTTCTATCAGACCTTCCGTGTCACTTCAGAGGAGACGGAACGCTGCCGACTCTACGAATTGGGCAACGGGCAATGGAACATTCCCCAGTTGCGGTCGCTGCTTGAAGAAATCCTGCCGCAGAATTCCGTGGTCGAGAACTACGAGGTCGTCCACGATTTTCCCGACATCGGGCGTCGCACGATGCTGCTGAACGCCCGCAAGCTGTACCGGGCCGGCAATCATACCGAACTGGTACTGCTTGCAATCGAGGATATTACCGAGCGTCAACAGGGCCAGGAGAGCCTGCGGCGACTGGCGTCTCTGGTCGAATCTTCGGATGACGCCATCATCAGTAAATCGCTGGATGGGACCATTCAAACCTGGAATGCGGCTGCCGAACGAATCTTTGGTTATACCGCCGAACAGGTCATTGGCCGTCCTGTCTCGATTTTGATTCCGGAAGAACGGGCCAGCGAAGCGAAGCAGATCATGGACCAGCTGAGGTCTGGACATCATGTCGAACATTACGAGACGGTTCGTGTGAAGAGCGATGGGCAGAGGATCCATGTCTCACTGACGATTTCCCCCATCAAAGATGATTCCGGTCAGGTCATCGGCGCCTCGAAGATCGTTAGAGACGTGACCGGACGCAGAGATGCCGAGACGGCATTGAAGGAGGCGCGATCGCGGCTGGAGTCGACGCTGGCGGCTGCGGAGATCGGGA
This sequence is a window from Rubinisphaera margarita. Protein-coding genes within it:
- a CDS encoding ATPase domain-containing protein, with the protein product MADKPDDEKLSTGIDGLDEVLEGGFLPQRAYLVRGTAGTGKTTIGYHFLTAGVARGERSLLITLGAPESRIRSDAESFGFDLNDIPVIDLTPEPDFFTKSQTYDIFSPADVEREPITQRITQQIESQKPERVFVDAISQFRYLASDPQQFHKQTLAFLHYLTEMQATVLFTSEFSPVNPDDDLQFLCDGILNLENAEHGRTLRVSKFRGSGFQEGAHALRITGEGMNVYPRLLPESHHQATTFEPLSSGVAGLDEMLHGGLERGTATLITGPAGVGKSTLAMHFIREAARRGEHSVAYLLEESVMSLTRRCETIGIPVEEMTKQGTLSLKQVEPHRYMPEEFARIVRHEVESQKARFVVLDSMTGYRAFLRGDNLLTDLHTLCQYLQNMGVTVLLTNEVQEVAGGFHVTEHGVSYLAGNVIYMRYMERRLATGALEVRRCVGVLKKRLSDYEKSVRELQITTTGIKVGEPLMGLQSVLSAMPVVSE